Proteins from a single region of Desulfovibrio sp.:
- a CDS encoding branched-chain amino acid ABC transporter substrate-binding protein, translated as MKKGMTWLAAMAVCVTLAAPAQAADPIKIGVQGAQSGDLASYGVPSLNAVKIVVDQANAKGGLLGRTIEVVAQDDQCKPEMATNAATKLISEKVNAVVGPICSGPTKASLPMFQEAALIAVSPTATTPGLTEEGKNPLFFRTVANDNAQAALTSDFMLKKLKVKKVAYLHDNGDYGKGFADKNREIMEKGGTETVLFEAVTPDAVDFSAVVRKLRRAKPDIIVFGGYQPVASKLLQQMRRDNLKTPLIGPDGVKDETFLKMTGKDSEGTYASYPKDTSTLPEYKAAREAHIKAFGSEPGFGYYNAYAAAQCLLAAIEKAGSTDTAKVKDILRDNKVDTPLGKISFNAKGDAAGMGLSIYQVKDGKFVELDHSIVLQ; from the coding sequence ATGAAAAAAGGTATGACATGGCTTGCCGCAATGGCTGTCTGCGTGACGTTGGCCGCGCCTGCTCAGGCTGCTGATCCCATCAAGATCGGCGTGCAGGGGGCTCAGTCCGGCGACCTGGCTTCTTACGGCGTTCCCAGCTTGAACGCGGTAAAAATCGTTGTGGATCAGGCCAACGCCAAGGGCGGTCTGCTTGGCCGCACCATTGAAGTTGTGGCGCAGGACGACCAGTGCAAACCCGAAATGGCCACCAACGCGGCCACCAAACTGATTTCTGAAAAAGTCAACGCTGTTGTCGGCCCCATTTGCTCCGGCCCCACCAAGGCTTCGCTGCCCATGTTCCAGGAAGCAGCCCTTATCGCGGTGTCGCCCACGGCCACCACGCCCGGCCTGACTGAAGAAGGCAAGAACCCGCTCTTCTTCCGCACCGTGGCCAATGACAATGCCCAGGCCGCGCTGACCAGCGACTTCATGCTCAAAAAGCTCAAGGTCAAAAAGGTCGCCTACCTGCATGACAACGGCGACTACGGCAAGGGTTTTGCCGACAAGAACCGCGAAATCATGGAAAAAGGCGGCACGGAAACCGTGCTTTTTGAAGCCGTTACCCCCGATGCCGTGGACTTTTCCGCTGTGGTGCGCAAACTGCGCCGCGCCAAGCCCGACATCATCGTTTTCGGCGGCTACCAGCCCGTGGCCTCCAAGCTGTTGCAGCAGATGCGCCGCGACAACCTGAAGACCCCGCTCATCGGCCCCGACGGCGTGAAGGATGAAACCTTCCTCAAGATGACCGGCAAGGACAGCGAAGGCACCTATGCCTCCTATCCCAAGGACACCAGTACCCTGCCCGAGTACAAAGCCGCGCGTGAAGCCCACATCAAGGCTTTCGGCAGCGAGCCTGGCTTTGGCTACTACAATGCCTATGCCGCCGCCCAGTGCCTGCTTGCCGCCATTGAAAAGGCCGGCAGCACCGACACCGCCAAGGTCAAGGACATTCTGCGCGACAACAAGGTGGACACCCCGCTTGGCAAGATCAGCTTCAACGCCAAGGGCGACGCCGCCGGTATGGGACTTTCCATTTACCAGGTCAAGGACGGCAAGTTTGTGGAACTCGACCACAGCATCGTTCTTCAATAA
- a CDS encoding ABC transporter permease subunit has translation MDIQFFIELFFGGLTRGSIYALIALGYTLVYGIIELINFAHGEIYMLGAFTALLVAGALGVYGFPAGGILVVAALAAIVWCAAYGFTLEKVAYKPLRGAPRLSPLISAIGMSIFLQNYVLLAQTADFVPFPNLLPEMSFLDYIDNVMGPSDFLILLVSTLAMLALTLFIRYTRMGKAMRATAQNRKMALLLGINADRIISLTFIIGSSLAALGGVLIASHMGQVNFGIGFLAGLKAFTAAVLGGIGSIPGAMLGGLVLGLAESFTTGYFSGNYEDMLAFAILILILIFRPDGILGKAKVQKV, from the coding sequence ATGGACATCCAATTTTTTATAGAACTTTTCTTTGGTGGACTCACCAGAGGCAGTATCTATGCGCTTATAGCTCTGGGCTATACTCTTGTGTATGGCATCATTGAGCTTATCAACTTTGCGCATGGTGAAATTTATATGCTTGGCGCTTTCACGGCCCTTCTGGTCGCCGGAGCTCTGGGCGTTTACGGCTTTCCTGCCGGGGGCATACTGGTTGTTGCCGCCCTTGCGGCCATTGTCTGGTGTGCGGCCTATGGCTTCACCCTTGAAAAGGTAGCCTACAAGCCTCTGCGCGGCGCGCCGCGCCTTTCGCCGCTGATTTCGGCCATTGGCATGTCCATCTTTTTGCAGAACTATGTGCTGCTGGCCCAGACAGCGGACTTTGTGCCCTTTCCCAATCTGCTTCCCGAAATGAGTTTTCTTGACTATATCGATAACGTCATGGGGCCCAGCGACTTTCTTATTCTGCTGGTCAGCACTCTGGCCATGTTGGCCCTTACGCTCTTTATCCGCTACACCCGCATGGGCAAAGCCATGCGCGCCACGGCGCAAAACCGCAAGATGGCGCTTTTGCTTGGCATCAACGCCGACCGCATCATTTCGCTGACCTTTATCATCGGCTCCTCACTGGCGGCCCTGGGCGGCGTGCTCATTGCCTCGCACATGGGGCAGGTCAACTTCGGCATCGGCTTTCTTGCGGGGCTCAAGGCATTCACGGCCGCAGTGCTCGGCGGCATCGGCTCCATCCCCGGCGCCATGCTCGGCGGCCTTGTGCTGGGACTGGCCGAAAGCTTCACCACTGGCTATTTTTCAGGCAACTATGAGGACATGCTGGCCTTTGCCATTCTTATCCTCATCCTTATTTTCCGGCCCGACGGCATCCTCGGCAAAGCCAAAGTGCAGAAGGTGTAG
- the der gene encoding ribosome biogenesis GTPase Der produces MAENPPRIILVGRPNVGKSTLFNRLIRSNRAITHDRPGITRDRMDGVVRRKDMPVFGIVDTGGITLDAHAMVVEGPEGIRGFEQDILNQTEAALKDATAVAFVVDGRDGLLPLDEHLAAHVRRKGLPTLCVVNKVDGAEHEDEHMAEFHALGFPLLAVSAEHGHNMNALVEDLIALLPEDSSEEPPAPPTLRLAMLGRPNAGKSSLINALSGEDRMIVSDVAGTTRDSVDVRFTKNGKDYVFVDTAGVRRRTKISDNVEKYSVNSAIKSTTKADVTLLTLDAAEGVSQQDKRLMDMLNTRKTPFMVLINKCDLAPRNALDQLRKNVSELLSFCPHVPVLLVSALKGKDINKILPLAQKIHDECSVRITTGKLNRAMEEVLTRHQPPVVKRVRAKFFYLTQAESEPPTFVFFVSDAERVPESYTRYLERALRKIFEISHAPMRIHLRSSHKKKTA; encoded by the coding sequence ATGGCTGAAAATCCGCCGCGCATCATTCTTGTGGGCCGCCCCAACGTGGGCAAGTCCACTCTGTTCAACCGCCTTATCCGCAGCAATCGCGCCATCACCCATGACAGGCCGGGCATCACCCGTGACCGCATGGACGGCGTGGTGCGCCGCAAGGACATGCCCGTATTCGGCATTGTCGACACAGGCGGCATCACCCTTGACGCACATGCCATGGTGGTGGAAGGCCCGGAGGGCATCCGCGGCTTTGAGCAGGACATCCTGAACCAGACAGAGGCCGCACTCAAGGACGCCACAGCCGTGGCCTTTGTTGTGGATGGCCGTGACGGCCTGCTGCCGCTGGACGAGCATCTGGCCGCCCACGTGCGGCGCAAGGGGCTGCCGACCCTCTGCGTAGTCAACAAGGTTGACGGCGCGGAACACGAAGACGAGCACATGGCGGAATTTCACGCCCTGGGCTTTCCCCTGCTGGCGGTCTCCGCCGAGCACGGACACAACATGAACGCCCTGGTCGAGGACCTTATTGCCCTGCTGCCCGAAGACAGCTCGGAGGAGCCCCCGGCCCCTCCCACGTTGCGCCTGGCCATGCTGGGCCGCCCCAATGCGGGCAAATCCTCGCTTATCAACGCCCTGTCGGGTGAAGACCGCATGATCGTCTCGGACGTGGCGGGCACTACCCGCGACAGCGTGGACGTGCGCTTTACCAAGAATGGCAAGGACTATGTCTTCGTGGACACGGCAGGCGTTCGCCGCCGCACCAAGATTTCGGACAACGTGGAAAAGTATTCGGTCAACTCGGCCATCAAGTCCACCACCAAGGCGGACGTGACCCTTCTGACCCTGGATGCGGCCGAAGGCGTGAGCCAGCAGGACAAGCGCCTCATGGACATGCTCAACACCCGCAAGACTCCCTTCATGGTTCTTATCAACAAGTGCGACCTTGCCCCCCGCAACGCGCTTGACCAGTTGAGAAAGAACGTCAGCGAACTGCTGTCATTCTGCCCCCATGTGCCCGTCCTGCTGGTTTCCGCCCTCAAGGGCAAGGACATCAACAAGATCTTGCCTCTGGCGCAGAAAATTCATGATGAATGCAGCGTCCGCATCACCACGGGCAAGCTCAACCGCGCCATGGAAGAAGTGCTCACGCGGCACCAGCCTCCGGTGGTCAAGCGCGTGCGGGCCAAATTTTTCTATCTCACTCAGGCCGAATCCGAGCCGCCGACCTTTGTCTTTTTTGTGAGCGACGCGGAACGTGTGCCTGAAAGCTACACCCGTTACCTTGAACGGGCGCTGCGCAAAATCTTCGAAATCTCGCACGCGCCCATGCGTATCCACCTGCGCTCAAGCCACAAAAAGAAAACAGCGTAA
- a CDS encoding RluA family pseudouridine synthase yields the protein MSDDNPPPTMALDSSATECPVVHETESGQKLLQFLQRRLNLPQAMLHRWVRTGQVRINGCRCKPFSRVQAGDLVRLPPFAIKMAAQCDDPLPAPARKLRNDEEAASGPPLPPLVGSSGYLWAFDKPAGLPTHPGTGHEDSLTTRLARHFANASFMPTPVHRLDKETSGILLVAASYAALDEAQQALRGQRMVKEYVAWVAGRWPHEETCLVRHFLRKDAVHGFEKMCTVGADAADGKEALCLVRPLIVEDGASLVQVRLLTGRTHQIRTQLASLGHPVLGDAKYGQARPGSPLYLHALRMILPEGASFASLPPWGGARAVTDLPDPIACGDDLPSPPPLLCGVFPLGAEGATISLLH from the coding sequence ATGTCGGATGATAACCCTCCCCCTACAATGGCCCTCGACTCTTCCGCAACGGAATGCCCCGTTGTGCATGAGACCGAGAGCGGCCAGAAGTTACTTCAGTTTTTGCAGCGCCGTCTGAACCTCCCCCAAGCCATGCTGCACCGTTGGGTGCGCACGGGACAAGTGAGGATAAACGGTTGCCGATGCAAACCTTTTTCGCGCGTACAGGCCGGTGACCTCGTTCGCCTGCCCCCCTTTGCCATAAAAATGGCCGCGCAGTGCGACGATCCGCTGCCAGCGCCCGCACGCAAACTCCGTAACGATGAAGAAGCTGCAAGCGGCCCTCCGCTGCCTCCTCTTGTGGGCTCCAGCGGCTACCTGTGGGCTTTTGACAAGCCCGCCGGCCTGCCCACCCATCCCGGAACCGGGCATGAAGACAGCCTGACAACCCGCCTGGCCCGGCATTTTGCCAACGCAAGCTTTATGCCCACGCCCGTGCACCGGCTGGACAAGGAAACCTCGGGCATCCTGCTTGTGGCCGCATCCTATGCGGCATTGGACGAAGCCCAGCAAGCCCTTCGCGGCCAGCGCATGGTCAAGGAATACGTGGCATGGGTAGCCGGACGCTGGCCCCACGAAGAAACCTGCCTTGTGCGGCATTTTTTGCGCAAGGACGCGGTACACGGCTTTGAAAAAATGTGCACCGTGGGCGCGGACGCGGCCGACGGTAAAGAAGCCCTTTGCCTTGTGCGCCCTCTGATTGTGGAGGACGGGGCAAGCCTTGTGCAGGTGCGCCTGCTCACGGGCCGCACCCACCAGATTCGCACCCAGCTTGCCAGCCTTGGGCATCCGGTGCTTGGCGACGCCAAGTACGGCCAGGCCAGGCCTGGAAGCCCACTGTATCTGCACGCCCTGCGCATGATCCTGCCGGAAGGCGCGTCCTTTGCCAGCCTGCCCCCCTGGGGAGGCGCGCGTGCCGTGACAGACCTGCCCGACCCCATCGCCTGCGGCGACGACCTGCCCTCGCCGCCACCCCTCTTGTGTGGGGTATTCCCATTGGGCGCCGAAGGTGCTACAATTTCTCTTTTACATTAG